TTTCAAATGAGGAAGTTGTTTATGAGTATTACCCGGAAGGGAAAACTGAATTTCTGGGTGTAATCGTCGCAGATTCAAAAGAAAGAAAAGTTTTCCTTAAAGAAAGCTCGGAAAAGGATTTCTATAGAGAAATAATTGGATCAGAACTTAATGACACGAGGTATAGTATTAATAAGATGCGAGTTGAAAATGGCAAAGAGCCGTATACTGAAGAATTGTACATTTGTAATCCTGATAAAGATTATGGTGGTTATGTATATGCAGAAAAAGCTCTATCTAAACTTGAAGAATTTCTTGAAACTAATAATTACAAAGATTAATGTATAGTTGCTTGGTATTAGCAAAAATTATGTTACTAAATTTTTATAGATTTTTAAAATTTTAATTCAAAAGAATGTAAAGAAAAATCTATAGATATGAGTGGAGATTCAGCCATTCAAATATTTTATCACAAATATATTTGTGATAAAATACTAGACAAGAATACTTTATCTTAATATAGAGAAAGCAATGGAGGAAATTATGATTGAAAAAATTATTGACGACAATGAAAATATATTGTGGCGAGGAAAGCCCAATGCTTTTCTTTATATTGTAGGCAAGCCAAGCATTTATTTAATTGCATTAATTTGGGGGATTTTTGACTTCTTTTTTATATCTATTTTTTTTAGAGAATTTAGCTTTATGAATGGATTTTTTATAATTTTCTTTATAATTCATCTTTTTCCTGTTTGGTTTGCAATTTTAATGCCCATCTATAGGGTTTTAAATTATGGAACAATTGAATATGCAATTACAGATAAGAGAGTTTACATCAGCCAAGGCATTTTTGGAAGAGATGTAAATAATTATGAGCACAGAGAGCTTACAAATTTGAAAGTAGATGTAAATTTTATGGAAAACATCAAGGGACTTGGCACAATTATCCTAGTTTATAATGGCGAAGGTGGTAATTCATCTTACAGCTTTAAGACTGACGCAGATAAATTTATTTCCATAAAAGATCCCTACGATGTCTACAAACTTCTTAAAAAAGTATCTCTCGATGTTGCAACAGATCAAGCCTATCCAAACGCCTATAGACCAAAAGAGAATGAAGGCTACAACACAAAATATAAAAGATAACTTAAAATGCAACAAAAATGTCACTGAGAAAATTTTCATGTCAGAATTTTTATCGGTGACTTCTGATTAATGAGGGAAATTTCTGTAATATTTTATTTTAATAGAGCCTTCTTTGCCTTAATTTTTAATAAATAAGAATAAATAATAAGTTATAAGAAAGAGTTGACAGGTGATGCATATCCTATGTTACCTTCTAAATATTCTTTTACTATTTTTAGTTTGAATTCTAAATTGTATTTTGACATTAAAAGACCGCAGCATGAAGCTACGGTCTAATTTTTTGTCCTCATGTAAACCACTTGGAACTATTATTCAGTTTATTCTTTTTTACAAATGTTCCCATTTTAATCCCAGTTACAGTTTTTGATCTTCTGTAACTGTTGATTTTACAAAGTTTTTAATTTTTCAGGTTAATTTGTGAGGAAAAATGGATGAAATAGACGAAGTACAAAAAAGCCCGCAGTGAGGCGTACCTTAGTACGCCGCAACGAGGGCTTTTTGAAACGAGTCTAGTTCGCCATTTTTACCACAAATTTATTCCCATTCTTCTTTTCCAAACGTCCGATATATCCCAAACCATTCAAAATTCTAAGTTCTATTTTTTCTAATATAACTAAATCCACCTAATTATAGGACGTTTTCAGATTTTTAGTCCCGTCCCAGTCCCAGTACCGGAGAAAGATTGTTTTAATATAATATCTGTTAATCTTGTTTATCCAGTTTTCAAATTAATCTCACTTCGAATTTACTTCATTTTTACTTTTTGCTTTGTGGGTTTAAATCTAAATATATTACTTGGTAATTATCCAGCCTATGGATATAAGACAAAATATCTACAGAACCTAAAGCAAGGAGATTTTGTTAAAATATTTGGAAAAGTAAAAACAAATATTGATAATAACGGGAAAGAACATAAAAATGTTCGTATTCTGTCTTCTAAGATATTAAAAGCAAAAGAACAAGTAAGGAGTCAAGGCAAGGATAAAAAGTCCATATTAGGGCAAATAAATAGCTTTAAGGCAGAGGACAAATTTAAGTAGTGATACAGAAAAATATTTTAAAGCTATTTCAGGATACGACACATGTGGAGACGGTGGTATTATTGTCAAGAAAATAGAATAACAAGTTATTAAACTGTCGAAATAGGTGGCTTTTAGGATTTTAAAAGAAATCAGTTCTATAATAAATTAAAAATCGTGTTGGTAGAAAAATCGTCTACTTCTACCAACACTATTTTACAAATAGCCAGTACTTACATCTCTTTTTCTCCTGTAAAACTATTGTATCTTGATACTTTAAGGAGTTTCAATTATTCGATCTGTTAATTGTCATTTTTTCGGATCTAATCTTAATAAAATAGCATTAATGGCGACGATGACTGTTGACACAGACATTAGGATTGCTCCTAATGCAGGGCTTAATGTGATACCAATAGGAGCCAAAATTCCTGCAGCTAAAGGGATAGCTATAAAGTTATAACCGGCTCCCCAAAAGAGGTTTTGTTTCATTTTACGAGTTGTTTTGTGTGCTAATTCAATGAATGATTCAATATCTCCTGGATCGGATTGAGTCAATATGACATCAGCTGAATCCAATGCCACTTGGGTTCCAGCGCCTATAGCTATACCAACGTCTGCTAAGGCAAGAGAAGGGGCATCATTGACACCGTCACCTACCATGATAACTTTCTTTCCACGATCTTTAAGTGTTTTTACTAACT
This genomic window from Anaerococcus murdochii contains:
- a CDS encoding PH domain-containing protein, yielding MIEKIIDDNENILWRGKPNAFLYIVGKPSIYLIALIWGIFDFFFISIFFREFSFMNGFFIIFFIIHLFPVWFAILMPIYRVLNYGTIEYAITDKRVYISQGIFGRDVNNYEHRELTNLKVDVNFMENIKGLGTIILVYNGEGGNSSYSFKTDADKFISIKDPYDVYKLLKKVSLDVATDQAYPNAYRPKENEGYNTKYKR